In Pedobacter sp. WC2423, the following are encoded in one genomic region:
- a CDS encoding TraG family conjugative transposon ATPase, translated as MEKELKDILPIFGVERDCILSKQGDITVVYKIELPEIFTLSDQEYELLHQSWIKAIRLLPKFSVFHKQDWYTAAVYKPINKKSRSFLTDSADNYFAGRKYMDHQCFIYLTKKPDGRKLSTSLFSNLLRKSIVPDQTIKPDMLQHFLDSCGQFKRILEDTGLLKLRRLSDGELASDGRFVGLIEKYCYLNDSPEEFIIRDIQFGDKIKIGDRNCQLYTLGDVADLPGLCGSRINYDKFSNDNTKFSLGFASSLNHLLPFDHIYNQYIFIEDPQVTIKSLESKRLRLQSLSAYSRENSISRDGVNDFLNEAISEQRLPVKAHSNLLVWTQDSEKLKDIKNHVGSALAQMDAVAKEETAGAAQIFWAGIPGNESDFPINDCYDTFLEQASCFINNEGAPKSALPDEGIRFCDRLSSRPVYLDLFDAPRNSGVTSNMGVLCCGTSGGGKSMTINHILHSLFIQGAHCLTVDIGGSYKGLCELVGGYYFTYEESNPIRFNPFYIPDGQVLDTEKKESLKSLLVALWKQENESFNRSEYVALSNALSGYYAHLAINKDIFPCFNSFYKYLEDDYVNILKEHKVKDRDFDVDNFLYVLRPYYEGGEFDYLLNATENLDILNQPFVVVELDNIKDHPILFPVTTILVMEMFISKMRKLKGIRKVLAIDEAWSAIAKSGMAAFLKYAFKTIRKFNGVPIVITQELDDLISSPIIKDAIINNADIKILMDMKKFINKFDKIQDTLGLSEKAKTILLSVNKDDRDIFIDLGGQVQQVYRNELCPQEYFAFTTEGKERFKVLELAKQLGSIELAISALVKQNYN; from the coding sequence ATGGAAAAGGAGTTGAAGGATATTTTACCAATTTTTGGTGTAGAACGGGATTGCATCCTCAGTAAGCAAGGCGATATTACGGTTGTCTATAAAATAGAATTGCCAGAGATTTTTACGCTTAGTGATCAGGAGTATGAGCTGCTTCACCAATCGTGGATTAAGGCGATCAGATTATTGCCAAAATTTTCAGTTTTTCATAAGCAAGATTGGTACACTGCCGCGGTTTATAAACCGATTAATAAAAAATCCCGGAGTTTTTTAACTGATTCTGCAGACAATTATTTTGCTGGCAGGAAGTACATGGATCATCAGTGTTTCATTTACCTGACTAAAAAACCAGATGGACGGAAATTAAGCACATCTCTGTTTTCTAACCTGTTAAGAAAAAGTATTGTGCCAGATCAAACCATTAAACCGGATATGCTCCAGCATTTTTTAGATAGTTGCGGCCAATTCAAAAGAATTTTAGAGGATACAGGTCTATTAAAGTTACGTAGGTTATCTGATGGAGAATTGGCCAGTGACGGCAGGTTTGTTGGTTTAATAGAAAAGTATTGCTATTTAAATGATAGTCCAGAAGAATTCATAATCAGGGATATCCAGTTTGGGGATAAAATTAAAATTGGGGATCGCAATTGCCAACTTTATACACTTGGTGACGTAGCTGATTTGCCGGGATTGTGCGGGAGCAGGATCAATTATGACAAATTTAGTAATGACAACACAAAATTTTCATTGGGATTTGCCAGTTCATTAAATCACCTGCTTCCATTTGATCATATTTATAATCAATACATATTTATCGAAGATCCGCAGGTAACTATAAAATCTTTGGAGAGCAAAAGATTAAGATTGCAATCGCTCTCTGCATATAGTCGTGAAAATTCAATATCAAGAGATGGTGTAAATGATTTTTTAAATGAAGCGATCTCCGAACAACGTTTGCCAGTCAAAGCGCACAGCAATTTATTGGTTTGGACACAGGATAGTGAAAAGCTTAAGGACATTAAAAATCATGTTGGATCTGCACTTGCGCAGATGGATGCTGTTGCTAAAGAAGAAACTGCTGGAGCTGCACAGATTTTTTGGGCCGGAATACCAGGGAATGAGTCAGATTTTCCAATTAATGATTGCTATGATACATTCTTAGAACAGGCAAGCTGTTTCATTAACAACGAAGGCGCTCCAAAATCTGCGTTACCTGATGAAGGAATTAGGTTCTGTGACCGGCTATCTTCAAGACCAGTATATCTTGATCTTTTTGATGCACCAAGAAATTCAGGTGTAACAAGTAATATGGGAGTTTTGTGCTGCGGAACAAGTGGTGGTGGAAAATCAATGACGATCAATCATATTTTGCATTCTCTGTTTATTCAGGGTGCGCATTGCTTAACTGTAGATATTGGAGGAAGTTATAAGGGCTTATGTGAGCTGGTAGGAGGTTATTACTTTACCTATGAAGAGAGTAATCCGATCCGTTTTAATCCTTTCTATATTCCTGATGGACAAGTCTTGGATACAGAGAAAAAGGAAAGTCTTAAATCATTGCTGGTTGCCCTTTGGAAGCAGGAGAATGAAAGTTTTAACAGATCTGAGTATGTAGCACTTTCCAATGCACTTAGTGGATATTATGCACATCTCGCTATCAATAAGGATATTTTTCCATGTTTCAATTCATTCTATAAATATCTGGAAGATGATTATGTCAATATATTAAAGGAGCATAAAGTTAAAGATCGCGATTTTGATGTAGACAATTTTTTATATGTGCTGCGTCCATATTATGAAGGTGGCGAATTTGATTACCTACTTAATGCTACAGAGAACCTGGATATCTTAAATCAGCCATTCGTAGTGGTGGAGCTGGATAATATAAAAGACCATCCAATTTTGTTTCCAGTGACTACAATCTTAGTTATGGAAATGTTCATCAGTAAGATGAGGAAGCTCAAAGGAATAAGAAAAGTGCTGGCAATCGATGAAGCATGGTCGGCTATTGCTAAAAGTGGAATGGCCGCATTTTTAAAATATGCTTTTAAAACGATACGTAAGTTCAATGGAGTCCCTATTGTGATCACGCAGGAACTGGATGATTTGATCAGCAGCCCAATTATTAAAGATGCGATTATTAACAATGCTGATATCAAAATTCTTATGGATATGAAAAAGTTCATAAACAAATTTGACAAGATACAGGACACTTTAGGTTTATCTGAAAAGGCCAAAACCATTCTTTTGTCGGTGAACAAAGATGACCGTGATATTTTCATTGACCTGGGTGGTCAGGTTCAGCAGGTATATAGAAATGAACTTTGTCCGCAAGAGTATTTTGCTTTCACGACTGAAGGTAAGGAGCGGTTTAAGGTCCTTGAATTAGCGAAACAGCTTGGTAGTATAGAGCTGGCTATTTCTGCATTAGTAAAACAGAATTATAATTAA
- a CDS encoding conjugal transfer protein TraI, with product MILLFVIFTATNISAEKANAQLAYLEIIKAGVKKVIKAVDLQVQRLQNNTIWLQNAQKTLENTMSKLKLDEISDWANRQKSLYKDYYDELYKVKMLISYYKRIRDISDKQVRLVQAYQRAWQLTKKDPNFSPQELEYIGKVYSGILDESLKNIDQIFLVVNSFQTQMSDAKRLEIINSAADQVDDNYNDLTRFNQQNIMLSLQRARTGNDVLVVKKLYGLAE from the coding sequence ATGATATTATTATTTGTAATTTTTACCGCGACTAATATATCTGCGGAAAAGGCTAATGCTCAATTGGCTTATTTAGAGATCATAAAGGCAGGTGTCAAGAAAGTTATCAAAGCAGTGGATCTGCAAGTTCAGCGTTTGCAGAACAATACAATCTGGCTTCAAAATGCGCAAAAGACGTTGGAAAATACCATGTCTAAATTAAAACTGGATGAGATTTCAGATTGGGCAAATCGTCAGAAAAGTCTTTACAAGGACTATTACGATGAATTGTACAAAGTGAAAATGCTGATTTCCTATTATAAAAGGATCAGGGATATTTCAGATAAACAAGTTAGGCTGGTACAAGCGTATCAGCGGGCCTGGCAGTTAACCAAAAAAGATCCTAATTTTTCTCCGCAGGAATTGGAATACATAGGTAAGGTTTACTCCGGTATTCTTGATGAGAGCCTTAAAAATATAGACCAGATCTTTCTAGTTGTAAATTCCTTTCAAACACAAATGTCGGATGCAAAGCGGTTAGAGATCATCAATAGTGCTGCGGATCAGGTAGACGACAATTACAATGACCTCACGAGATTTAATCAGCAAAATATTATGCTTAGTCTGCAGCGGGCAAGGACTGGAAATGATGTTTTGGTAGTTAAAAAACTATATGGGCTGGCGGAATAG
- a CDS encoding TerB family tellurite resistance protein, with product MKRIFLAIIAFLILGSLNKTSAQSTEVEQLLLNVEKLTQFKQILTDMKKGYDILNGGYNVVKDISKGNFSLHKTFLDGLMAVSPAVKKYRRVSDIINLQIRIVKDYKTALKRFRLDKNFNDDELAYIGRVYTKLFDQSLNNIDNLTTVVTANKLRMSDDERLEAIDKIYTDMQDKVSFLQNFNKETYLLSLQRAKERNDAVTISGLHGINN from the coding sequence ATGAAAAGGATATTCTTAGCAATTATTGCCTTTTTGATTTTAGGAAGCTTAAATAAGACTTCAGCACAAAGTACCGAAGTTGAGCAGTTACTATTAAATGTCGAAAAACTAACTCAGTTTAAGCAAATCCTTACTGATATGAAAAAGGGATATGATATTTTAAACGGTGGCTATAATGTGGTTAAAGACATATCGAAAGGCAATTTTAGTCTCCATAAGACATTTTTAGATGGATTAATGGCCGTGAGTCCGGCGGTGAAAAAATATAGACGGGTAAGCGATATCATCAATCTTCAAATACGTATTGTCAAGGATTATAAGACCGCATTAAAACGGTTCAGGTTAGATAAAAATTTCAATGATGATGAGCTCGCATATATCGGGCGTGTTTATACAAAATTATTTGATCAGTCCTTAAATAATATAGATAACCTGACGACAGTTGTTACAGCGAATAAGCTCAGGATGTCTGATGATGAGCGGCTGGAAGCTATTGATAAGATATATACTGACATGCAGGATAAAGTTTCTTTCCTTCAAAATTTCAATAAAGAAACCTATTTATTATCGCTGCAGCGTGCAAAAGAAAGAAATGATGCGGTAACTATTAGCGGTTTACATGGTATAAACAATTAA
- the traJ gene encoding conjugative transposon protein TraJ, translating into MAKWVGAAIVAAVWVLLPQFSHAQGVGEQIGGLQAVLDRLYDDMIPRCSQLIGVGQGIAGFAAVFYIGTRVWRHIANAEPIDFYPLFRPFVLGFCIMFFPLVLATINGILKPTVMVTSLMVTDSNKAIEVLLKRKAEAIKSTPEWQMYVGNSGEGNRDEWYKYTHDDDDPSNEGFLAGIGNDIKFAMSKVAYNFENSVKKWMSEVLNVLYQAAALCINTLRIFQLIILGILGPLVFGFAVFDGLQNSLIAWLSRYINVYLWLPVANIFGAIIGTIQENMLKLDIGQIQNQGSTFFSATDMAYLVFLIIGIIGYFTVPTVAGYIVNAGGAGGMLQKVTSMMSSTVNSSAGMVAGRAGQTFSNIKNARENFNLGYSGAARGSGTHGHVGRVSGHVGSFLNERLSGKSK; encoded by the coding sequence ATGGCAAAGTGGGTTGGAGCTGCAATTGTTGCAGCAGTGTGGGTGTTATTGCCTCAGTTTAGTCATGCCCAGGGGGTGGGCGAACAGATCGGAGGATTACAGGCAGTACTGGATAGACTTTATGATGATATGATACCCCGATGTAGTCAGCTCATCGGGGTTGGACAAGGAATTGCAGGGTTTGCTGCTGTTTTTTATATAGGAACAAGAGTTTGGCGCCATATTGCCAATGCAGAGCCAATAGACTTCTATCCTTTATTCAGACCTTTCGTATTGGGATTCTGTATCATGTTTTTTCCCTTGGTATTGGCGACTATAAATGGAATTTTAAAACCTACAGTTATGGTGACCAGTCTAATGGTGACTGATTCTAATAAAGCAATTGAGGTGCTGTTGAAAAGGAAAGCAGAAGCCATTAAGTCTACACCAGAATGGCAAATGTATGTTGGAAATTCGGGTGAGGGTAATCGTGACGAGTGGTACAAGTATACCCATGATGACGATGACCCTTCAAATGAAGGCTTTTTAGCTGGAATTGGAAATGATATCAAGTTTGCAATGTCAAAGGTTGCTTATAATTTCGAAAATTCTGTTAAAAAATGGATGAGTGAGGTGTTAAATGTACTGTATCAGGCCGCAGCGCTTTGTATCAATACTTTAAGGATATTTCAATTGATCATTCTTGGTATTTTGGGACCGCTTGTTTTTGGATTTGCAGTATTTGATGGATTGCAAAATTCTTTAATTGCGTGGTTATCGAGGTATATCAATGTTTATTTATGGTTACCTGTTGCTAATATTTTTGGAGCAATTATAGGTACTATTCAGGAAAACATGCTCAAACTCGATATTGGGCAAATTCAGAATCAAGGCAGTACCTTTTTCAGTGCTACGGACATGGCTTATCTGGTCTTTCTCATTATAGGAATTATAGGATATTTTACTGTTCCAACGGTTGCTGGTTATATCGTAAATGCTGGCGGAGCGGGCGGTATGCTGCAAAAAGTAACCAGCATGATGTCGAGTACTGTCAATAGTTCTGCTGGTATGGTTGCTGGCAGAGCCGGGCAAACCTTTAGCAACATTAAAAATGCAAGGGAAAACTTCAATCTGGGTTATTCTGGTGCTGCACGCGGAAGTGGCACTCATGGTCATGTTGGCCGTGTGTCTGGCCATGTTGGGTCATTCTTAAATGAAAGACTATCCGGAAAATCTAAATAA
- the traK gene encoding conjugative transposon protein TraK gives MFKQLQNIDTAFKHIKIFNIILILANVVMFCFYTYRSDKRIEQAENRVLLINNGKVIPVEVSDRVANLPVEVKDHIASFHLLFFTLAPDESVILSNIKKALYLADNSAKIEYDNLQENGYYSNIISGNISQRITVDSIKVNIDKLPYYFKCYATLKIVRTTSTVIRSLVTEGYVREQVRSDNNPHGFLIERWNTIENKDLKIENH, from the coding sequence ATGTTTAAGCAATTACAAAATATAGATACGGCCTTTAAGCATATCAAAATTTTCAACATAATACTGATTCTTGCCAATGTTGTTATGTTCTGTTTCTACACCTATAGATCAGACAAACGGATAGAGCAGGCAGAAAATAGGGTATTACTTATTAATAATGGAAAGGTTATTCCAGTTGAGGTATCAGATAGGGTTGCAAATCTTCCGGTTGAAGTTAAAGACCATATTGCCAGTTTTCATCTGTTATTTTTTACGCTGGCACCTGATGAAAGTGTCATTCTATCTAATATAAAGAAAGCACTCTATTTAGCTGATAATTCAGCAAAAATTGAATATGACAACTTGCAGGAGAACGGTTATTATTCCAATATCATTTCCGGGAATATCAGCCAGAGGATAACAGTAGACAGTATAAAAGTTAATATAGACAAGCTTCCCTACTATTTCAAGTGCTATGCCACACTAAAGATTGTAAGAACGACAAGCACTGTGATTAGAAGTCTGGTAACAGAAGGATACGTTCGGGAACAGGTTAGGAGTGATAATAACCCTCATGGATTTTTAATTGAGCGGTGGAATACGATAGAAAACAAGGATCTAAAAATTGAAAACCATTAA
- the traM gene encoding conjugative transposon protein TraM, whose product MEPTLKTEKFLRKRQFFLVIPIIIVPILLLFTWALGGRKSTETDGMDKKKAAFNMNLPDAHFKKGDMLDKMSYYDKAKSDSDKYKALTRSDPYFKSNSDSSATTLSASFPSMGNTGNLKTSPFDGSNNEHREKKVYEKLAQLNHALNTNAISEPKKADPALPLSTATVNSADIDRLESMMKMMGQKDGDDPEVRQLNDMLEKILDIQHPDRVQEKIKQTSELRKGQVFPVSATGIFNPVSLFLNNINQYGQPQAGTVNTFFGLNDTLINGNSISMITGVFDESQSIVSGSTVKIRLTSDVYINGILIQKNNYLYGLAVLNGDRLNIEIKSIQSPGAIFPVQLTVYDLDGLPGLYIPGTISRDVSKQSADQAIQNLGVSNFDASLMTQVASTGVEAVKTLVSKKVKLISVTVKSGYQVILRDHNMK is encoded by the coding sequence ATGGAACCAACATTAAAAACTGAAAAATTTCTCAGGAAGCGCCAATTTTTCCTGGTCATCCCAATTATTATAGTGCCAATTCTGTTATTGTTTACCTGGGCATTGGGCGGGCGGAAATCAACTGAAACTGATGGGATGGATAAGAAGAAAGCTGCTTTTAATATGAATCTTCCAGATGCACATTTTAAAAAAGGTGATATGCTGGATAAAATGAGCTATTATGATAAAGCAAAATCAGATTCCGATAAATATAAGGCACTCACAAGATCAGATCCCTATTTTAAATCAAATTCTGATTCTTCCGCGACTACCTTATCTGCTTCCTTCCCAAGTATGGGGAATACAGGTAATCTTAAAACCTCACCTTTTGATGGTAGCAATAATGAACATCGTGAAAAAAAAGTTTATGAGAAGTTAGCTCAGTTGAACCATGCACTGAATACTAATGCTATATCTGAACCAAAGAAAGCAGATCCTGCCCTTCCATTAAGTACTGCAACTGTTAACAGCGCTGATATTGACAGACTTGAAAGCATGATGAAAATGATGGGCCAAAAAGATGGAGATGACCCTGAAGTTCGCCAGCTGAATGATATGCTGGAGAAAATATTAGATATACAACATCCTGATCGTGTACAGGAAAAAATAAAACAAACATCTGAGTTAAGAAAAGGGCAAGTCTTTCCTGTTTCTGCAACCGGAATTTTTAACCCGGTTAGTTTGTTTTTGAATAATATAAATCAGTATGGTCAACCACAGGCCGGCACAGTAAACACCTTTTTTGGATTAAATGATACACTTATAAATGGGAATAGTATAAGCATGATAACTGGGGTATTTGATGAAAGCCAATCAATTGTTAGTGGATCGACAGTTAAGATCCGCCTAACGAGTGATGTCTACATCAACGGGATCCTAATTCAAAAAAATAACTACCTGTATGGCCTGGCTGTGCTGAATGGAGATCGTTTAAATATAGAAATTAAAAGCATCCAAAGTCCAGGAGCTATATTTCCGGTACAGCTAACTGTGTATGATCTGGATGGCTTACCTGGCCTTTATATTCCAGGTACTATTAGCAGGGATGTGAGTAAACAGTCCGCTGACCAGGCCATTCAAAACCTTGGCGTTTCTAATTTCGATGCTTCACTAATGACACAGGTTGCAAGTACAGGA